A window from Triticum aestivum cultivar Chinese Spring chromosome 6D, IWGSC CS RefSeq v2.1, whole genome shotgun sequence encodes these proteins:
- the LOC123144869 gene encoding transcription factor MYB30, protein MVRAPCCEKMGLKRGPWTAEEDMTLVAHIEQHGHSNWRALPKQAGLLRCGKSCRLRWINYLRPDIKRGNFTSDEEEAIIQVHAMLGNRWSTIAARLPGRTDNEIKNVWHTHLKKRLESSSKPSGQAAPKRKAKKPAVAASALEGPTSEPASSSPGQSLSTSSATGYSMASSLENTGSSSSEEFQIDDSFWSETLAMSADSSGSGMESSDTFGVDSGAPSSSNDEMDFWVTLFMQASDIQSLSQI, encoded by the coding sequence ATGGTGAGGGCTCCTTGCTGCGAGAAGATGGGGCTCAAGAGGGGCCCGTGGACAGCGGAGGAGGACATGACCCTGGTCGCTCACATCGAGCAGCACGGGCACAGCAACTGGCGGGCGCTGCCCAAGCAGGCCGGCCTGCTGCGCTGCGGCAAGAGCTGCCGCCTCCGGTGGATCAACTACCTGCGCCCCGACATCAAGCGCGGCAACTTCACCAGCGACGAGGAAGAAGCCATCATCCAAGTCCACGCCATGCTCGGCAACAGATGGTCCACCATTGCCGCCAGGCTGCCTGGCAGGACGGACAACGAGATCAAGAACGTCTGGCACACACACCTCAAGAAGCGACTCGAATCCTCGTCCAAGCCCTCCGGCCAGGCAGCGCCTAAGCGCAAAGCCAAGAAGCCTGCTGTGGCTGCGAGCGCGCTCGAGGGCCCGACCTCCGAGCCGGCGTCGTCGTCACCGGGGCAGTCCCTCTCGACGTCGTCCGCCACCGGCTACTCGATGGCCTCGTCGTTGGAGAACACGGGAAGCTCTTCCTCGGAGGAGTTCCAGATCGACGACAGCTTCTGGTCGGAGACACTGGCGATGTCGGCGGACAGCTCCGGTTCCGGGATGGAATCCAGCGACACCTTCGGCGTAGATAGTGGAGCACCGTCTTCGAGCAACGATGAGATGGACTTCTGGGTCACACTGTTCATGCAGGCTAGTGACATACAGAGTTTGTCACAGATTTAA
- the LOC123144870 gene encoding uncharacterized protein has product MSSHQTSSDQVLSMVVEQAIYPITVDVMYSLFGPFGIEELVVYPPTISEDGQPCVAADVRFCSAHAAAYWDGRCIYFRCCRLQMRNATPDVLPSRTSPPTSTATPDAFMAGDIATSAHSTILDASVNIPTAASTSTPPHFQDTSPKSSLDSNGRVLVTGTTEYTLVAANPEVVTELAVLPGDPFSTTKAQEIPKFAHDATPLCISMVPVTCSTECSTQVDAIDSVDEAHDGATVAAEVHNTTTALGPELAIDLCNTTAAIGVATCGHHDKFDGLNIPVKAIISLPPHIQVTFPIFSTISNRRVVVAGTDEYALVEAIPDIAIELAVQPPTRHEGLPIRPTPWPSYLVHHSAEENEVRPTPWPSFSCSHEGMTLNHKSLLPQVTCVMKIPIGMPSEDAADSNFYVQLFRHVKQMGVLSTELSHNLGLRLRLFEPLLSSDPATITVHCLISMLPRDTTVLSHPIMQVMGDLNLGVVEWRLVICSMAAHLFQNMQIGPYELGCAAIVSPNCSKHSQWKVAWPLSSKRKTSAGRPCFMPWPSFACSPDGVTLKHTWMVPQVIYAMKSLSGNLNSLRAFSSYFPNLQLKSRFSQTNVHLKLPWPSDSCNCRAVQVCSELPKVEYFEHQFMGVCEHHVAVWDYAVLGCIPISDKLQGIIHLMHMSVRWIFLSQEEFKGSGRVSIDFHTNNAWERCSIFLGNCIRILPVQL; this is encoded by the coding sequence ATGTCTAGCCACCAAACGTCCTCAGATCAAGTTCTCAGCATGGTGGTGGAGCAAGCAATTTACCCAATCACCGTTGATGTGATGTATTCCCTCTTCGGTCCCTTCGGTATTGAGGAGTTGGTGGTGTATCCCCCAACAATATCAGAGGATGGACAGCCATGTGTGGCGGCGGATGTGCGGTTTTGTTCAGCACACGCGGCGGCATACTGGGACGGCCGCTGCATCTACTTCCGGTGCTGTCGTCTGCAGATGAGGAACGCAACGCCTGACGTGTTGCCGTCCCGAACCTCACCACCAACGAGCACAGCAACGCCAGATGCCTTCATGGCGGGTGATATTGCTACATCGGCACACTCCACCATCTTGGACGCCTCCGTCAACATCCCTACCGCGGCCAGCACCAGCACGCCGCCTCACTTCCAGGATACATCCCCCAAGTCTTCCCTCGACAGCAACGGCCGCGTCCTCGTCACGGGCACGACCGAGTACACATTGGTGGCGGCAAATCCAGAAGTCGTCACCGAGCTCGCCGTCCTCCCCGGCGACCCCTTCTCCACCACCAAGGCCCAGGAGATCCCCAAGTTTGCCCATGATGCAACCCCGCTCTGCATCTCGATGGTGCCCGTCACCTGTTCGACGGAGTGCTCGACCCAGGTCGATGCCATCGACAGCGTCGACGAAGCCCATGACGGCGCCACCGTCGCAGCGGAGGTTCACAACACCACCACCGCACTCGGTCCCGAGCTCGCGATCGACCTCTGCAACACCACAGCGGCCATCGGTGTAGCCACCTGTGGTCACCACGACAAGTTCGACGGCCTCAACATCCCCGTGAAGGCCATCATCAGCCTGCCGCCCCACATCCAGGTTACATTCCCGATTTTTTCCACAATCAGCAACCGTCGTGTCGTTGTTGCTGGGACGGACGAGTACGCACTCGTGGAAGCCATTCCAGACATCGCCATCGAGCTTGCTGTCCAGCCGCCGACAAGGCACGAAGGGCTGCCGATACGGCCGACACCATGGCCATCATATCTGGTGCATCATAGTGCAGAGGAGAATGAGGTTCGACCAACTCCGTGGCCGTCGTTTTCTTGCTCTCATGAAGGCATGACTCTGAACCATAAAAGCCTGCTGCCACAAGTTACTTGTGTGATGAAGATCCCAATCGGTATGCCATCAGAGGACGCTGCAGATTCAAATTTCTATGTGCAATTGTTCAGGCATGTGAAGCAAATGGGTGTGCTGAGCACAGAACTCTCCCACAATCTTGGTCTGCGGTTAAGGCTATTTGAGCCATTACTGTCCTCTGATCCGGCTACCATTACAGTGCATTGTTTGATCTCCATGTTGCCAAGAGATACAACTGTCCTGAGTCATCCGATAATGCAAGTTATGGGTGATCTAAACCTGGGTGTTGTGGAATGGCGACTGGTTATCTGTTCTATGGCGGCACATTTATTTCAGAACATGCAAATTGGGCCGTATGAACTAGGTTGTGCTGCTATTGTTTCCCCTAATTGCTCTAAACATTcccaatggaaagttgcatggccacTCAGTTCCAAAAGGAAAACATCTGCTGGCAGGCCCTGTTTTATGCCATGGCCATCATTTGCTTGCTCTCCTGACGGAGTTACCCTGAAGCACACATGGATGGTACCACAAGTCATTTATGCGATGAAGAGTTTATCTGGTAATCTGAATTCTCTTAGAGCTTTCTCAAGTTATTTTCCAAATCTGCAACTGAAGTCCAGATTCAGTCAAACAAATGTCCACCTGAAGCTTCCATGGCCATCTGATTCTTGCAATTGCCGAGCAGTGCAAGTGTGTTCCGAACTGCCTAAGGTGGAATATTTTGAACACCAGTTTATGGGTGTTTGCGAGCATCACGTAGCGGTTTGGGACTATGCTGTTCTGGGTTGCATTCCTATTTCTGACAAATTGCAGGGGATAATTCATCTTATGCATATGTCAGTGCGCTGGATTTTTTTGAGTCAAGAAGAATTTAAAGGCAGTGGTCGTGTTTCAATCGACTTTCACACTAACAATGCATGGGAACGGTGCTCCATTTTCCTTGGGAATTGCATAAGGATACTTCCAGTGCAGCTCTAA